Proteins from a genomic interval of Neodiprion lecontei isolate iyNeoLeco1 chromosome 2, iyNeoLeco1.1, whole genome shotgun sequence:
- the LOC107225552 gene encoding uncharacterized protein LOC107225552: protein MASRMKSLYNQVIFERRVLLGCTCLVGLSVCIWAIAIGTDHWFLVSAPDQTEGLPLNPDDNKGRVLLYRYQGLWGACTYGRENKTVFEDCKRQTLFPKNPDAGWNSESKKKMLVYIKTQVSFAVISIFLMLMGFGFSIYTFRNPRYMFKRLAGGIHFITAACVMVVIQVVQSAIEYEKHHVFDTYPEGALKKYDYSMVLAWLVFLANLIAGCAFMLFSRKRKRDKAPTEEIAMADEPTIIGR from the exons ATGGCGAGTAGGATGAAGTCTCTTTACAATCAG GTAATTTTCGAACGAAGAGTACTTCTGGGCTGCACGTGTCTCGTCGGTCTTTCGGTCTGCATTTGGGCGATCGCTATCGGCACTGATCACTGGTTCCTGGTCTCGGCGCCGGACCAAACTGAGGGACTTCCCCTCAACCCGGACGACAACAAAGGCAGGGTCCTCCTCTACAGGTACCAAGGTCTCTGGGGTGCGTGCACCTACGGGCGGGAGAACAAGACTGTCTTCG AGGATTGCAAACGTCAGACATTGTTTCCCAAGAATCCTGACGCTGGATGGAATTCCGAATCTAAGAAGAAGATGCTGG TCTACATCAAAACCCAGGTTTCGTTTGCTGTGATCAGTATATTCCTGATGCTCATGGGATTCGGATTTTCCATATACACTTTCCGCAATCCCAGATACATGTTCAAGAGGCTCGCCGGCGGAATCCACTTCATCACAG CCGCCTGCGTGATGGTCGTCATTCAAGTCGTCCAGTCCGCCATCGAGTACGAGAAACACCACGTGTTTGACACCTATCCGGAAGGGGCTTTGAAAAAGTACGACTACTCGATGGTGCTCGCCTGGCTCGTGTTCCTCGCAAACCTGATCGCCGGTTGTGCTTTCATGCTATTCTCGAGGAAACGGAAACGCGACAAAGCTCCGACGGAGGAAATTGCCATGGCCGACGAGCCGACGATTATCGGTCGTTAA